The Sphaerisporangium siamense genome includes the window TGTCCGGCATCCTCGAATGGCACCGCGAGTGCGCCCGCTACACCGAGCCCGAACTGGCGCGCCGCCACCTCCCGGCGATCCGCCCCGACTTCACCCTCCACCCCACCGGCCCGGGCACCACGACCTCCCGTTCACCCTCCGGCGCACCGTCCCCCACCCCCACCTCCTCGCCCCCTGCGCCGACTCCGTCGTCAATCCCCACACTGTCCCCCGTCCCGACCGCCGCCTCGTTCGCCGCGTCGATGCCGGCCGCTGAGGTGAGTGCCGGTGCCCCCGCTTGGACGGGCATGGCCGCCGATGTGACCGGCACTCACCGGGCTTCCGGGTCCGCTTCCGGAGCCGTGCGCGCGTCGGAGGTCAAGGGGTGAGGACGATCTTGCCTCGGGTGTGGCCGGTGGCGATGAGGTCGTGGGCCTTGGCGGCCTCGGTGAGGGGGAGGGTCTGGTCGATGTGCACGGTGAGGCGTCCGGCGTCGACGAGGGCGGAGAGCTGCCCGAGGTCGGCGGCCGAGGGGCGTACGGAGACCACTTCCAGGCGCACGCCCCGCCGGCCGGCCTCCTCGGGGGTGATGCCGAGGTTGTTGCCCAGCGCGCCGATGAGCAGGCCCCCGGGCTTGAGCGCGGCGGCGGAGCGCGCCCCGTATTCCCCGCCGACCAGGTCGAATACCGTGTCCACCGGCGCCGTGGCGGTGACGAAGTCGGTGGCGGTGTAGTCGATCAGCTCGTCGGCGCCGAGCTCGCGCAGCCAGGCGTGGTTGGCCTCCCCGGCCGTCCCGATGACGTACGCGCCCCGCGCCTTCGCGATCTGGACGGCCAGGTGCCCGACGCCTCCCGCGGCCCGGTGGACGAGCACCCGGTCTCCGGCGCCGACGTGCCCGATGCCGACCAGCGCCTGCCAGGCGGTCAGGCCGGCCAGCGGCAGTCCCGCGGCCCGCTCCACGGTGAGCCCGGTCGGCTTGCGGGCGATCTCGTTCACGGACGCCAGCACGTACTCCGCGTAGGTGTCGCCCGCGCCGGGGAAGGCGAGCAACCCGAACACCTCCTCGCCGGGCTCGAAGGCCGACACCCCCGAGCCGACCAGTTCGATCACCCCGGCGACGTCCCAGCCGAGCGTGAACGGCGGCTCGCCGAGCACCGGGTACCAGCCCGCGCGGACGGCCACGTCCGCCGGGTTGACGCCGACGGCCCCCACCTTGATCAGAACCTGGCCGGGCCCGGGCCGTGGCCGGTCCACCTCGACGAGGTCGAGCACGGAGGGGTCTCCGAAGGACGTCTGAGTGATGGCACGCATGTCGATCTCCTAGGTCGCGTTCTCCTGCCGCGACCATCGTCGGCTACAGCACTCTCTCTCCGAAAGTCGGCACCTTTGCGATATATAGGTACC containing:
- a CDS encoding NADP-dependent oxidoreductase; this translates as MRAITQTSFGDPSVLDLVEVDRPRPGPGQVLIKVGAVGVNPADVAVRAGWYPVLGEPPFTLGWDVAGVIELVGSGVSAFEPGEEVFGLLAFPGAGDTYAEYVLASVNEIARKPTGLTVERAAGLPLAGLTAWQALVGIGHVGAGDRVLVHRAAGGVGHLAVQIAKARGAYVIGTAGEANHAWLRELGADELIDYTATDFVTATAPVDTVFDLVGGEYGARSAAALKPGGLLIGALGNNLGITPEEAGRRGVRLEVVSVRPSAADLGQLSALVDAGRLTVHIDQTLPLTEAAKAHDLIATGHTRGKIVLTP